Below is a window of Streptomyces sp. NBC_01429 DNA.
CGGATACATCTCCACCAAGCAGGAGCTGTTCGACCTCATGGTGGACGAGGTCCAGGCCGAGATTCTCCCGGTGGAGCAGCGCGGTGACTGGCGGGAGGCGCTGCGCGTCCTCGCCCACCGCACCAGGCAGGCCGCTCTCCGCCACGAATGGCTGGCCGACCTGCTCGGCGGCCGCCCGGCCCTGGGCCCGAACGGCCTCGCCGTGACCGAGGCCACGCTGGCCGCCCTCGACGGCCTCGCCGATGTCGACACCGTCATGCGCGCTGTCGAGACCGTCAGCGCCTACTTCACCGGCGCGATCAGGCGCGAGATCGCGAACCTGCGGGCCGAGCGCGCCACGGGCCTGTCCAAGCACGACTGGCAGCGCGCCCACGGCCCGCATGTGACGAACATGCTGGCCACCGGCCGTTTCCCGGCGCTGGCCAAGGCCGTGTACGACGGTACGGACGTGGACGCCGAGGCGTCCTTCGCGACCGGCCTGGACTGGGTCCTCGACGCCGTGGCCGCCAAACTCACCCGGCCGTCTGGGTAACGCTCAACTCGTCCGCGTCCCCCGCCGCGCGAGGACCCGACCCGTTGCGCGATCAGCGCTTCGGGACATGTGCGTCAGGCGGTCAGGCCGGCGCTGATCAGCCAGATGTGTTCGCAGGTCGAAGACGCCTTCCGCAACTCCTCGCGGGACTCCTGCGAGGCGTGGTAGAAGGTCCGCTCGATCATCCAGCACAGGGCGCGCGCCATCGCCGACGCCTGTTCCGGTCCGGAGCCGGCCTGCACGCCGGCTCGTTCCAGGACGGCGGTGATGGCCGTACTGAACAAGTCGGCCGTACGGCTCCACAGTTCACCGATCTCCGGCACGGTCAACGACAGGTCGATCGCCGTGCGCATGACCAGGCCGTGCTCGTTCCACAGCTCGACCGTGCGCCTCATGGCCGCCGCGACGGCCCGGCGCGGCTCGTCGGTCTCCGCGGTGACCCGGGACCGCTCCCACAGGTGTTCGACGGTCCGGGCCACGAGTGCTGTGACCACTTCTTGCTTGGAGCCGAAGTAGAAGTACAGGGCGCCGCGGGTGATGCCCGCGCCCTGGGCGATGTCGCCGACGGTCATGGCGTCGTAGCCCTTTTGCGACAGCAGGGCTTCGCAGGTGTCCAGAATGGCCCGCTCCCGGACATCGCCCTTGCGTTCGGTGGTGCGTCGGCTCCGCGCGGGTTCGTGGCCGGGCATCAGAGCTGTGCGCCCTCGGCGAAGTCGGTCGTACGGGAGAGCGTCTCCCATGCGCGGATGTCCTCGTCCACGGCCGTGCGCGCGGCGGCGACCAGTCGCAGCGCGTCCGAGCCCAGGACGAGGTGGGCCGGCGGCCGGTCGACCGACGTGATGTGCACGAGTGCGTCCCCGGCCTTGGCCGGATTGCCCAACTGGTTCCCGCTGGCCCTCTGCCGCGCTTCACGGATGGGGACGAACAGCTCGTCGTAGTCGTCGATGGACTGCGCGGCGCGCGTCATGGACCGTCCGGACCAGTCGGTACGGAAGGAGCCGGGCTCGATCGCCGTCACGTGGATCCCGAACTGCGCGACCTCCTTGCCCAGTGCCTCAAGCATGCCTTCCAGGGCGAACTTGCTGCCGCAGTAGGCGGACAGGCCGGGCACGGCCATGAGCCCGCCCATGGAAGTGACGGCCATCAGGTGTCCGCGGCGGCGTGCGCGCATGTGGGGCAGGGCCGCCCGGAGGGTGGCCACCGCGCCGAATACGTTGACCTCGAACTGCCGCCGCACCTCGGCCAGCGGAGTCTCCTCGAAGGTGCCCTCCAGGCCGTAACCGGCATTGGCGACGACGACGTCCAAAGGACCGACGCTCCGCTCTGCCTCCGCGACCACATGCGAGACGGCGTCGTCGTCGGTCACGTCCAGGATGCGGCCGTGCGCGTACCCGGGTTCGATCTCCTCGAAGGCCCGCAGGTCCTTCTCCGAGCGGACCGTGCCGACGACGGTGTGCCCGGCGGCCAGGGCGGCCTGGGCGAAGGCACGCCCGAGGCCCGTGCTGACACCGGTGATGAGCCAGTTCTGCTGCTGCATTGCTCCTCCAATGAGGACTCGCATGGAGCCGGATGCTCCCTCGTCTCAAAATCTACACCACGTCGATTTTTTTCATCATGATGTAGACAGTGGCAAGCGCGGAGGCGTGCGCCGACCCCCTCCCGGAAACCCGTGGCACGCGCCTACCACCTTGCGAAACGATGAAGCATGCACCCGGATGGCTGGCACCTCACCGAAGATCTCGACGACTTTCTCGCCCGGGCCGGAGACTTCCTGCGCTCGCGCCCCGCCCTGCACAACACGCCGCTGACGGTGATGGAGAGGCTGCGCACACTCGGGCCGGACGCCTACGGCGCCGGAGCCACCGTGTTCGGCCGGCTGGAGGAGGAGGGCGAGGTCCGCGCCGTCTTCTACCGCCTTCCGTCCCGCGGCATCGGACTCACCCGTCTCACCGCCGAGCAGGCCGACGCCCTCGCCGCCCACTTGGCCGCCCTCGGGCACTCCTTCCCGTACGTCAGCGCGGAGCGCGGCACCGCCGCCGCTTTCGCCGGGGCCTGGCAGCGGCACACCGGCGCGACGTCGGCAGTCGGCGTACGGATCAACCTGTACCGTCTCGGCACGCTCACCCCACCGGAGCCGCTCCCGGAGGGCCGGGGGCGGCTCGTGGGCGAGCGGGACCATGAGCAACGCGTGCGCTGGTGCGGGGAGTTCTGCGCCGCCGTCGGGGAGGTCCCCTCCGTGGACGCCGAATCCTGGGCCGGCTCGCGCTTCGCCGACCGGCACTTCACGTTCTGGGAGACCCCGGACGGCGCTCCCGTCTCCATGGCGGCCGCCACCACGATGGTCGCCGACATGGTCCGGGTGGACCCCGTCTACACCCCGGCCCATCTCCGGGGCCGGGGCTACGCGGGCGCCGTGACGGTCGAGGTGACCAGGGCCGCGCTGGCCGCGGGCGCCACGGACGTCGTGCTCTACGCGGACCCGAACAACCCCACCAGCAACGCGCTCTACCAGCGCATCGGATACGTCCTGCTGACCGACTGGGCCACGTACAACTTCTCGTACGCCACGCCGGACACGCCGGACGTCGGTCAGTAGCTCCGGAGGCTCCCATGACGGCCGCGGCGAGCGTCGCGGGGACCGGCGGCCCTCCCCGCCCGCGCCCGGAGCCGCTCGGGTGAATCGCCCCGGGGGGAAAACTCCCGGGGAGCCGGCCGCGCCCGGGGCCGCCCCTGGGGCCGCACCCGGGGCCGACCCCGGGGCCGACCCCGGGGCCGCCGCCGGGGCGACGGCCGCTGGTCACCCCTGACGGCGGGCAGGTTGGGAAGATCACCAGCTGATGGCGTCGTCCATCGACTGCTGCCAGTACGTGACCGTGAGCGAGTCGTCGATGTAGACGCCCTTGGCGGGCAGCGAGGGGCGGGCGCCCTTGCCGACGCTCTCCGAGCCGGAGCGACCGTAGAAGTAGACGGCCAGGTCCTTCTCCGTACGACCGTGCGCGCCGCTGCCGTCGGCGGCGGACAGGTTCACGGAGGCGTAGCCGGACTCGCCCGGCTCCAGCGTGACGACGGCCTGCGGCTGGGACTCCTCGATGACCGGCGGCACCGCCTGGGCCTCGCCGAAGCGGACGGCCGGGTAGTAGTACAGGTAGCAGGTGTCGCTGCCCGTGTTGGTGACGGTGAGGAGCATGTGGTTGACCGGGCGGTTCAGCGGGGCCGCGACGGTCTTGGTGTTGGAGCCCTCGCAGGTGACCACCTTGTCGGAGGAGGCGGGGGCCTTCGAGGCAGGGGCCTTCGTGGCAGCGGCGTGCGCGGCGGAGGTATTCGAGGCGGCGGCGTGCGCGGCCGGCTTCGAGGTGACGGCGGCCTGCTTCGCGTCGTCGGAGGAAGAGCCGCTGCCGGAGGATCCGGAGGTGGACTCCGCGGACTTGGCGGAATCCGTGGACTCCTTGGACTCCTTGGACTCCTTTGACTCCGTCGTGACGGAAGAGGCGCCCACCGACGCTCCCGCGTCGGCCACGCCCATTCCGTCACCACAGGCGGTCAGGGAGAGCGTGGCGAGCGCGACGGTCGCGGCGGCGGTCAGAAGGCGGGTGCGGGAGTTCCGGATGCTGGACATGTGGCTGTGGGCCCCTTCGGTGTTCGGGTGGTTGCGGTGCTTGGATGACCGAAGCTTGTGGGGTGATCTGTCCCAGCCGCCACGCGCAGCGGGGAGTTCGGGACGCTGGAACGCTGGAACGGGCTCTGACCAGGGGAACCGCGGCACCCCTGGAACGCGTGGATGGGACGTGAAGGACGGTGGAACGAGTGTCGGAGGCGACAGGGGGCATGGCGACGGACGGGTTCGCGGCGCTGCTGCGGGAGCTGAAGGACCGCTCGGGGCTGAGCTACGGGGCGCTGGCCAAGCGGCTCCACATGAGCACATCGACGCTGCACCGCTACTGCAACGGCACCGCGCTGCCCGGCGAGTACGCACCGGCGGAGCGCCTCGCGCGGGTGTGCCGGGCGACGCCGCAGGAGCTGGTGGAGCTGCACCGGCGCTGGATCCTGGCAGACGCGGCACGAAGGACCAGGCCGGACCAGGCCGCGGCGGAGCAGGGGGCCGCGCCGGCACCGAGCCCCGCCGCGGCCACGGACGCAGTCACGGACGCAGCACCTGCCCCCGACTCGGCCGTCGCAGCGTCAACACACGAGGAGGACGAGGGGGACGAGGCGGACGGGAACGACGAGCCGATTGTCGTTGACGTACCGCACGAACCCGCCCCGCCACGGCGTCGCCGTAACGCGCTGGTCGCCTCCGTCGCGGTGGCCGCCGTGCTGGGTGCCGTGGTGCTCGCCGTCAATCTGCCCTTCGGCGGAGGCGGGGGCGGGAGCGGGAGCGACGCGACGGACCCCCGGGCGGCCGGTGCCACCGGCACGGCGGACGCCGGAGAGCCGTCAGCGAAGGACACCGCCGCCCCTTCCCCTTCCCCCTCCCCGAGCGGAAAGAGCCCCGGCCCGTCCGTCTCCCCCGTCGAATCCGGCAGGGTCGAGCCCAGCGCCTCGCAGGGCGGCGGCAAGCGGAGCGCGGCCGGGCCCACCGACGGCAGCGGGGCCGAGCCCGGCAGCGGCGGCGTGGCCGTACCGCTGAACGTCGCCACCCGCCCCTACGTCTACGACAACCCGTGCAGCCAGCACTTCCTCGTCGACAGCGAACCCGAGCAGGTCGGCCCGCCCGCGAACGAGCAGGACGCGCCGCGCTGGGCCGCCGCCTACGGCGCGGTCTCCTCGGGGGAGCAGCGGGTCGCCCTGACCGTCCAGGGCGCCGGGCGGGACACGGTCGTCCTACAGGCGCTGCACGTACGCGTCGTCGCCAAGGGCGCGCCGCTCGCCTGGAACGACTACGAGATGGGCAACGGCTGCGGCGGTGGCGTCGACACCAAGTCGTTCGACATCGACCTCGACAACGGCAGCCCCACGGTCACCGTCAAGAACGGCCAGCGCGACTTCCCGTACAAGGTCAGCGAGTCCGACCCGGAGGTCTTCTACGTCACCGCGCACGTCAAGGCGCACGACGTCCGCTGGGATCTCAGCCTGGACTGGACCAGCGGCAGCCGCCACGGCACGGTGCAGATCAACAACGCCGGCACCCCGTTCCGCACGAGCGCCCGCGTCGGCCGACCGGAGTACGTCTACCCGTTGGGCGGCAGCGAGTGGATCAAACCGGGGAACTGACCGGACTCGCGCGGGCCGTGCGGGCTGTACGGGCCGTGCGGGCTGTACGGGCCCGTTCGGGCTGTACGGCTGCCCATAAGCCCGTTAAGCCCGTAACGCGTAGTGCCATGGTGTCCTCCTCGGACGTTCGCCTGTTCGGCGTGAAGACACCGCCGGGCCCGCGCGGGTGACATCGGGAAGGTGACACGGGACCGGGGCCCCGGTCCGGGGCCCCGGCCACTTTTTTGTGGGTACTTGTCGGTGGGTGCCGACGGGGAGAGCCTGGTGGTGGGCGGTCGGACGGCCGCCGGATCCGGGTGCGACGGGGGTTACGGAGTGGCCGAGGCGGTCGCGGGTCAGGAGGCCGGTGCGGCCTCGGCGAGCTTCTCCAGGCGGCGGTGGCCCCAGTCGGACACGGGGGCCAGCGCCTCGGAGAGTTCGCGGCCGAACGCGGTCAGGGAGTACACCGTCCTGAGCGGCAGCCCCTCGTGCACCTCCCGGTGCACCAGTCCGTCGGCCTCCATCTCGCGCAGCGCCTGAGTCAGCACCTTCTCGCTGAGGCCCGGCACCTCGCGGCGCAGTTCGCCGGGGCGGCGCGGACCGGACTCCAGCAGCCAGAGCAGGACGGTCTTCCACTTGCCGTCGATCACGGCGATCGCGGCGGTCACTCCGCAGACATCCGTGTCCCGGGCCCGGCTGCGCGTCATCCTCGCCCCATTCGTTTTCATGTGTCGATTTACCGATTCTCAAAGGGAGTTGGAGTATGTCTCATCCCCATGAACAGTCTGCCGCCACCGCCGTCACCGTGCTCGGTCTCGGGCCGATGGGCCGGGCCCTGGCGGGTACGTTCCTGGACTCCGGTCTGCGGACCACGGTCTGGAACCGGACGCCGGGCAGGGACCGCGAGCTGGTCGAACGGGGCGCGGTAGGCGCACGATCGGCCGCCGAGGCGGTCGGCGCGAGCGCTCTGACCGTGGTCTGCGTGGTCAACTACGACGCGGCGGACGCCGTACTGCGACAGGACGCGGTCACCGCCGCGCTCAAGGGGCGCACGGTGGTGAACCTGACCGCCGACACCCCCGACCGGGCCCGGGACAGCGCGGCCTGGGCGGCCGGGCACGGCATCCGGTACCTGGACGGCGCGATCATGACGCCGAACACGACCGTGGGAACGCCGGACGCCGTGTTCATCCACAGCGGCCCGGAGGACCTCTACCGCGAGCACCGGCCCGTACTGGACGCGCTGGGCGGCAGCCACACCCACCTCGGCGAGGAGATCGGCCGGGCCGCCGCGTACGACGTCGCGCTGCTCGACATCTTCTGGACCGCCATGGCGGGGTACGCGCACGCCGTGGCGCTGGCGGCGGCGGAGGGCGTCACCGTGCGGGAACTGGCGCCGTTCGCCCAGGGGATCGCCGCGATCCTCCCGCCGGTCTTCGCACAGAGCGCGGCGGACATGGAGAGCGGCGGCTTCTCCGGCGAGGGCAACCCGCTCACCTCGGCGGTGTCGTCCATGGCCCATGTCGTCCAGGCGTCCGAGGCCCATGGCATCGACGCGGGCGTCATGCGCGCGGCCGAGGGCGTGGCCCGCCGCACCGTCGGACTCGGGCACGGCGCGGACGGGTTCATCCGGGTCGCCGAGGTCCTGGGCCGCCGCTGAGGCGAAACTCCGGGTGTCGCTCCCTCAGTGAGCAAGGCGCTCAGCCGGACCCGGCCCTCCCGGGCCTCCCGGTCCTCCCGGGCCTCCCGGGCCTCTTGCGCCAGACGAGGACATCGGTGCTCGGCCGGCGTTCGGAGAAGAGGCCCGAGGAGGGCGAGGCCGTCCGCAGGAGCCGGTCGAGGTCCGCGTCGAAGTCCTCCTGCCGGGCGCCGAAGAGGTGCGGGGCGGAGGAGGACATCGAGAAGACCCACGCGCGGACATCGTCCCGGCCGCGTTCCAGCGCCTGTCCCCCGGGCACGACATGGCGCTCGGGGCCGGCGAAGCCCGCTCGGCCGAGTACGGCGTTCTCGCCGCTGGGCGTTCCGTACGGCAGTACCCCGTGGCCGGCTCGTCGGACCGGGCCCAGGTACCGCCTGATCAGCTCGTCGATGGCGGCATAGGGCACCGGCGGGTGCGGGAGCCCGGCGACGGAGCGCGTCTCCGTCTTCAGGTCCGCGATGTGCAGCAGGACGCCGCCCGGCCGGAGCATGTCCTTGACGGTCGCCGCCACCAGATCGCGGTCCATCCAGTGGAAGGACTGCCCGAAGGCCGCGACGGTGAACGTGCCGAGGCCACCGGACAGATCCCCGGGCAGGTCCTGGGGCTCGTCCCCGGGCAGCTCCTCGGCCCGGCCCCCGGGCAGCTCCTCGGCCCGGCCCCCGGGCAGCTCCTCGGCGCGGGCCCGTACCCATCGCGCCTTGCCCGCCACCCCCGCCTCGGCGGCCCGGCGTCCGGCCTCGGCGATCATCCCGCTGTCCGGGTCGACCCCGACCACCTCGCCGAACAGGTGCGCCAGGCCGAGCGCGAGCGTGCCGGGCCCGCACCCCACGTCGAGGAGCCGGCCCCGGCCGTCCAGCGCCAGTACCTCGGCGAGCACGTCAGCGAGCCCGGCCGCGTACGGGAGCCTCCCGCGCGCGTAATAGGGGGCCGCCCCCAGGAACAGCGTGTCGTCCCACTCCCACCCCTCGGGCATACCCGCCGACCACCTCTCCGCGCGGACCGCCGCCCCGCGCGCCGGTACTCCTGGCTGAAGAGTCCGATCATGCCGGAGCGCGGCGGGCCGGCGCGCCCGCGGCCGGTGGACGCGGGGTCGGCGCGGCCTCAGAGCCCCGCACTGGCCGGGCGGTAGGTCAGCACCTGTACGCCGGTGGTCCCGGTGACCGTGGAGACCAGTTCCAGCGGGCGGAGGGTGCCGTCCTCGGGGAAGATCTTCTTGCCGCCGCCGAGGATGACGGGCATGAGCATGAGGCGCAGCTCGTCGACCAGGCCCTCGTGGAGGAGGGTCCGTACGAGGGTGGGGCTGCCCATGATCAGGAGGTCGCCGCCGTCGGCCGCGTGGAGTTCGCGGATGCGGGCGACGGCGTCCTGACCGGGGATGAGGGTGGTGTTGTGCCAGGTCGGGGCGGGGTCGTCGTTCAGGGTGGCGGAGACGACGTACTTCTTGACGGTGTTCATCCGGTCGGCGAACGGGTCACCGGCGCGGTCCGGCCAGGCCGCCGCCATGGTCTGCCAGGTACGGCGGCCGAACAGCAGGGCCCCGGCCCCGGTGAGCGCGTCGGTGACGGCGCTGCCCACGGCCTCGGGGTCGAAGTACGGGTGCGTCCAGCCGCCGTGGACGAAGCCGCCGTCGGTGTCCTCGTCCGGTCCGCCCGGTGCCTGCACGACGCCGTCCAGGCTGATGAACTCACTGACCACGATGCGCATGGGACTCGCTCCACTTCCTCAGTTCGGGTGTACGGCATTTCGGGTGTACGGCAAGGAAGACCGGCGCGCCACCCGAAAGTCATCGCGTCCGGCCGCCCGGCCGCCCGGCCGCCCGGCCGCAGGTCACCTCAGACTTCCCCCGCCATGCCGTCCCCCGCTGTGCCTTCCCCCGCTGTGCCTTCCCCCGCTGTGCTGCCACAGCGAAACCCACTGGTGGGCGGTGAGGTCCTTGGGCAGAGCGCGGTGTGCGGCGGGGTGGTGGCGCAGCCAGGCCCGGAGGGCGTCCCGGTCGAAGCGGCCGGTGCGCTCCAGGATCTGGCGCAGGCCGTTGCCCCTGCCGGTGAAGACCTGCTTGACGAAGTCCTGGTACGGCCCGCGCTCGACGGCCGGCGGGTCCGTTCTGCGCCGCATCGTGAGCAGCCCGCCGTCGACCGAGGGGACGGGGCGGAACGACCGGGCGGGGACGCGCGAGCGCAGCTCGAACTCGTACCACGGCCACCAGGCGGCGGTCAGCATGCTGGCGCCCCCGACACCCGCCCGGCGCCGGGCCACCTCCCACTGCACCAGCAGTACGGCGGTGTGCCAGTGGTCGGCGGCGAGCAGGCGCTTGACGATGGGGGTGGTCACGTGGAACGGGATGTTCCCGACGACCACGTGCGGGTGCTGGGGCAGCCGGTGCCGGAGGATGTCGGCGCAGACGACGGTGACGTTGCCGGGCGTACGGCCGTCCAGGCGCCGGGCCCGTTTCGGGTCGATCTCGACGGCGGTCAGCGGGCGGCCGTGGCGGCTCAGCGGCAGCGTGAGGGCGCCTTCCCCGGCGCCGATCTCCACGATGGGGCCGCTGGTCCGGGCGACGAGTCCGTCGATGTCGTCGATCACTGAGCGGTCGACCAGGAAGTTCTGGCCGAGTTCGTGCCGTCCGCCCTGAGGGGCCTGGGCGTGGGCCTGGGTGGCGGGCTGGGCATGGCGACGGGGGCGTGAAGAGGAATGCGACATGTGCGTACGTGCTCCGCGAGGGGATGTCCGGAGCCGGGCAGCGGAGAGCGCCACACCGGCGATGACCCGATATGCGGCGGAGCTGGTCGAACGCGAAGAACGAGAAGGACGAGCCGGCCGCTAGTGCCGCGACCGGCAATGTTTGC
It encodes the following:
- a CDS encoding TetR/AcrR family transcriptional regulator, translating into MTVWDRPEPPTQPVPLDRERIVAAAIALADEGGLEAVSLRKVAARLNAGPMRLYGYISTKQELFDLMVDEVQAEILPVEQRGDWREALRVLAHRTRQAALRHEWLADLLGGRPALGPNGLAVTEATLAALDGLADVDTVMRAVETVSAYFTGAIRREIANLRAERATGLSKHDWQRAHGPHVTNMLATGRFPALAKAVYDGTDVDAEASFATGLDWVLDAVAAKLTRPSG
- a CDS encoding TetR/AcrR family transcriptional regulator gives rise to the protein MPGHEPARSRRTTERKGDVRERAILDTCEALLSQKGYDAMTVGDIAQGAGITRGALYFYFGSKQEVVTALVARTVEHLWERSRVTAETDEPRRAVAAAMRRTVELWNEHGLVMRTAIDLSLTVPEIGELWSRTADLFSTAITAVLERAGVQAGSGPEQASAMARALCWMIERTFYHASQESREELRKASSTCEHIWLISAGLTA
- a CDS encoding oxidoreductase, whose translation is MQQQNWLITGVSTGLGRAFAQAALAAGHTVVGTVRSEKDLRAFEEIEPGYAHGRILDVTDDDAVSHVVAEAERSVGPLDVVVANAGYGLEGTFEETPLAEVRRQFEVNVFGAVATLRAALPHMRARRRGHLMAVTSMGGLMAVPGLSAYCGSKFALEGMLEALGKEVAQFGIHVTAIEPGSFRTDWSGRSMTRAAQSIDDYDELFVPIREARQRASGNQLGNPAKAGDALVHITSVDRPPAHLVLGSDALRLVAAARTAVDEDIRAWETLSRTTDFAEGAQL
- a CDS encoding GNAT family N-acetyltransferase yields the protein MHPDGWHLTEDLDDFLARAGDFLRSRPALHNTPLTVMERLRTLGPDAYGAGATVFGRLEEEGEVRAVFYRLPSRGIGLTRLTAEQADALAAHLAALGHSFPYVSAERGTAAAFAGAWQRHTGATSAVGVRINLYRLGTLTPPEPLPEGRGRLVGERDHEQRVRWCGEFCAAVGEVPSVDAESWAGSRFADRHFTFWETPDGAPVSMAAATTMVADMVRVDPVYTPAHLRGRGYAGAVTVEVTRAALAAGATDVVLYADPNNPTSNALYQRIGYVLLTDWATYNFSYATPDTPDVGQ
- a CDS encoding DUF4232 domain-containing protein; the encoded protein is MSSIRNSRTRLLTAAATVALATLSLTACGDGMGVADAGASVGASSVTTESKESKESKESTDSAKSAESTSGSSGSGSSSDDAKQAAVTSKPAAHAAASNTSAAHAAATKAPASKAPASSDKVVTCEGSNTKTVAAPLNRPVNHMLLTVTNTGSDTCYLYYYPAVRFGEAQAVPPVIEESQPQAVVTLEPGESGYASVNLSAADGSGAHGRTEKDLAVYFYGRSGSESVGKGARPSLPAKGVYIDDSLTVTYWQQSMDDAISW
- a CDS encoding helix-turn-helix domain-containing protein → MSEATGGMATDGFAALLRELKDRSGLSYGALAKRLHMSTSTLHRYCNGTALPGEYAPAERLARVCRATPQELVELHRRWILADAARRTRPDQAAAEQGAAPAPSPAAATDAVTDAAPAPDSAVAASTHEEDEGDEADGNDEPIVVDVPHEPAPPRRRRNALVASVAVAAVLGAVVLAVNLPFGGGGGGSGSDATDPRAAGATGTADAGEPSAKDTAAPSPSPSPSGKSPGPSVSPVESGRVEPSASQGGGKRSAAGPTDGSGAEPGSGGVAVPLNVATRPYVYDNPCSQHFLVDSEPEQVGPPANEQDAPRWAAAYGAVSSGEQRVALTVQGAGRDTVVLQALHVRVVAKGAPLAWNDYEMGNGCGGGVDTKSFDIDLDNGSPTVTVKNGQRDFPYKVSESDPEVFYVTAHVKAHDVRWDLSLDWTSGSRHGTVQINNAGTPFRTSARVGRPEYVYPLGGSEWIKPGN
- a CDS encoding winged helix-turn-helix transcriptional regulator, which produces MTRSRARDTDVCGVTAAIAVIDGKWKTVLLWLLESGPRRPGELRREVPGLSEKVLTQALREMEADGLVHREVHEGLPLRTVYSLTAFGRELSEALAPVSDWGHRRLEKLAEAAPAS
- a CDS encoding NAD(P)-dependent oxidoreductase; translated protein: MSHPHEQSAATAVTVLGLGPMGRALAGTFLDSGLRTTVWNRTPGRDRELVERGAVGARSAAEAVGASALTVVCVVNYDAADAVLRQDAVTAALKGRTVVNLTADTPDRARDSAAWAAGHGIRYLDGAIMTPNTTVGTPDAVFIHSGPEDLYREHRPVLDALGGSHTHLGEEIGRAAAYDVALLDIFWTAMAGYAHAVALAAAEGVTVRELAPFAQGIAAILPPVFAQSAADMESGGFSGEGNPLTSAVSSMAHVVQASEAHGIDAGVMRAAEGVARRTVGLGHGADGFIRVAEVLGRR
- a CDS encoding class I SAM-dependent methyltransferase, with the protein product MPEGWEWDDTLFLGAAPYYARGRLPYAAGLADVLAEVLALDGRGRLLDVGCGPGTLALGLAHLFGEVVGVDPDSGMIAEAGRRAAEAGVAGKARWVRARAEELPGGRAEELPGGRAEELPGDEPQDLPGDLSGGLGTFTVAAFGQSFHWMDRDLVAATVKDMLRPGGVLLHIADLKTETRSVAGLPHPPVPYAAIDELIRRYLGPVRRAGHGVLPYGTPSGENAVLGRAGFAGPERHVVPGGQALERGRDDVRAWVFSMSSSAPHLFGARQEDFDADLDRLLRTASPSSGLFSERRPSTDVLVWRKRPGRPGRTGRPGRAGSG
- a CDS encoding dihydrofolate reductase family protein; the encoded protein is MRIVVSEFISLDGVVQAPGGPDEDTDGGFVHGGWTHPYFDPEAVGSAVTDALTGAGALLFGRRTWQTMAAAWPDRAGDPFADRMNTVKKYVVSATLNDDPAPTWHNTTLIPGQDAVARIRELHAADGGDLLIMGSPTLVRTLLHEGLVDELRLMLMPVILGGGKKIFPEDGTLRPLELVSTVTGTTGVQVLTYRPASAGL
- the erm gene encoding 23S ribosomal RNA methyltransferase Erm encodes the protein MSHSSSRPRRHAQPATQAHAQAPQGGRHELGQNFLVDRSVIDDIDGLVARTSGPIVEIGAGEGALTLPLSRHGRPLTAVEIDPKRARRLDGRTPGNVTVVCADILRHRLPQHPHVVVGNIPFHVTTPIVKRLLAADHWHTAVLLVQWEVARRRAGVGGASMLTAAWWPWYEFELRSRVPARSFRPVPSVDGGLLTMRRRTDPPAVERGPYQDFVKQVFTGRGNGLRQILERTGRFDRDALRAWLRHHPAAHRALPKDLTAHQWVSLWQHSGGRHSGGRHSGGRHGGGSLR